In one Sander lucioperca isolate FBNREF2018 chromosome 7, SLUC_FBN_1.2, whole genome shotgun sequence genomic region, the following are encoded:
- the c2cd4a gene encoding C2 calcium-dependent domain-containing protein 4A, whose product MWVVEKIRVSVERSYLPIPSAELSFKISDIMFGEKGDKPKRISLCPNVITPDNIPEFCIPPTIPSLQELKNTEQSRAACVIKVSPCGGANPEIEVSCHETMNPHIIQVESVDESPYDGCSDEETTNADPQSQAALSLPHMAKAQTCYGFCTLLESPHTRRKESLFHSDPGSSPLLLPRSRSSVCSKVSPSTSPSSSPSSFSLNTLTSRLSPRGYTLNWQATLDSDTTSSTESSPFSSPLLARCPAKSSLFKALSHELLLSRNMRKAMVSRNNSLSTDEGSSTDNSPNVMRRASDGLAEGLPSSYSLAPPNIFPMDLTLHREKVMKERMAPIGKDGSLRLSAEYCPDNQRLRVRLISAEGLYPLSVDPKIINCSVSLSLVPGKVQKQRSTVIRKSRNPIFNEDFFFDSISEDDLSQRSLRFKVVNKMSTLKRDYLLGDCDLPLSSIVTS is encoded by the coding sequence ATGTGGGTGGTGGAGAAGATCCGTGTGTCAGTGGAGAGATCTTACCTGCCTATTCCCTCAGCAGAACTCAGCTTTAAAATTAGTGACATCATGTTCGGAGAAAAGGGTGACAAACCCAAAAGGATTTCCCTCTGTCCTAATGTCATCACTCCTGACAACATCCCTGAGTTCTGCATCCCCCCAACAATCCCATCCCTGCAGGAGTTGAAGAATACGGAGCAGAGCCGAGCTGCTTGCGTAATCAAGGTGTCTCCCTGTGGGGGGGCCAACCCTGAAATAGAGGTGTCATGTCATGAGACGATGAACCCGCACATTATCCAGGTGGAGAGTGTGGATGAGAGCCCCTATGATGGCTGCAGTGATGAGGAGACCACCAATGCAGATCCCCAGAGCCAGGCTGCCTTGTCTCTTCCACACATGGCCAAAGCTCAGACCTGCTATGGCTTTTGCACCTTACTGGAGAGCCCCCACACTAGGAGGAAGGAGTCGCTCTTCCACTCCGATCCTGGCTCCTCTCCCTTGCTGCTGCCCAGGAGTCGATCCAGCGTGTGCTCTAAAGTCTCCCCCTCCacttctccctcctcctctccatcctcATTCAGCCTTAACACCCTGACCTCCAGGCTTTCCCCGAGAGGATACACCCTGAACTGGCAGGCCACTCTGGACAGCGATACGACTTCCTCTACTGAATCCTCTCCTTTCAGCTCGCCACTGCTGGCCAGGTGCCCTGCCAAGTCTTCCCTCTTCAAAGCACTGAGCCATGAACTGCTGTTGTCAAGGAACATGAGGAAGGCAATGGTGTCAAGGAACAATTCCCTGTCCACAGATGAAGGCAGCTCCACAGACAATAGCCCCAATGTCATGAGGAGGGCATCAGATGGGTTAGCTGAAGGCCTGCCCAGCAGCTACAGCCTGGCCCCACCCAACATCTTCCCCATGGACTTGACTCTGCACAGAGAGAAGGTAATGAAGGAGAGAATGGCACCCATAGGGAAAGATGGCAGCCTAAGACTCTCAGCTGAGTACTGCCCAGATAACCAAAGACTGCGGGTTCGACTGATCAGTGCTGAGGGCCTCTATCCGCTCTCTGTAGACCCCAAGATTATAAACTGCAGCGTCAGCCTCTCTCTGGTGCCCGGAAAAGTCCAGAAGCAACGCAGCACAGTCATCAGAAAGAGCCGTAATCCGATCTTCAATGAAGATTTCTTCTTTGATAGTATCTCAGAGGACGATCTCAGCCAGCGGTCCCTTCGCTTTAAAGTGGTGAACAAAATGTCCACCCTGAAAAGAGACTATCTTCTGGGTGACTGTGATTTGCCTCTTTCTAGCATTGTGACATCATAA